The region CGAGGTCGTGCCGCCAGCTGTGGTTGCAGAGCTGGTGCCCCTCGCGCACGATCCGCCGGACCAGCTCCGGGTGGCGCTGCACCTCGCGACCGACCACGCAGAAGGTCGCGGTCACCTTGGCGGCCTTCAGCTGGTCGAGCACCTTCGGCGTCCAGGTCGGGCTGGGCCCGTCGTCGAAGGTGAGGACCACCGGGCGTTCGCCGGTGTTGCGACGCAGGCCGGCCGGGAGCTTCGCCGGCAACGGACGCAGCGGAGGCTTGGCCGGCTTGGTGACGCTGGGGTGCGGTGTCGGGGTGGGCGGCCTGGTCGCTTCCACCGGCCGTGAAGCGCCGGCGGGTGCGATGGTGCGCTCCGGCTGGGCACAGCCGGACAGGGCCAGCGCCGCGGCGAGGACGGACGCCAGGACGGCGCGGGCTTGCATCTGCTCGCTCCCGGAGGGG is a window of Micromonospora sp. WMMD961 DNA encoding:
- a CDS encoding polysaccharide deacetylase family protein, whose protein sequence is MQARAVLASVLAAALALSGCAQPERTIAPAGASRPVEATRPPTPTPHPSVTKPAKPPLRPLPAKLPAGLRRNTGERPVVLTFDDGPSPTWTPKVLDQLKAAKVTATFCVVGREVQRHPELVRRIVREGHQLCNHSWRHDLDLARRPVDEIQADLARTNKAIQTAAPGAKVPFYRQPGGRWTPEVLDVAKGLGMLPLHWSVDPQDWDKPTAATIGKRVHTAARPGAIVLLHDGGGNRAATLAACPHLIADLKKRFGIAKLR